CTCCCGAGTACCCAGGAATCTCCTGAACTCTGTTTGCGTCTCGGCGCAGAGGAACTTCTCCGTCACTTCAAAGGTATACCGACATCCCGAGCGCACATTCGCGAAGTGACCTTGATGAAAGACTGAGCTACGGACACGTTTTATTACTTACGTACCGCCGTCTTTGAGCAGCTGAAGGAATCTTTAGTGCTGCGTAAATATTCGTTGCACGATATGCAAGCCCCGTTGACGATACTTTCTCGTGCAACTTACCGCGACCGCCAACACCGTTTGTGCCGGCTAGTGCCATCGACCGGAAAGGTCATGCATGATTAGAAAGCCGAAGTCAACCTGCCCGCCCCGGTGTTCTTTTCCGACTTCCGCGTTATTACATGAAggtattaaaaaagaaaagattgcaaatgaccacgccccccccccccctcctccgaaATTTCAGTAGCGATGCACGCGCTGTGTCCGTTATTCGCCAAAGCATTGTCTCAAATTTAATTACATCTACTTACGATCTTTGGTGTAAGCAACAAACCGGAAGGATCAAACTTAAACCGGCGTCATTCTTCACAATCGTAAGGATTTTGAATCAAAAGCGAACTCCGCCACACAGTTCCGCGTACCTAAATCAGCCTCAAGGTCCTTTCGTGACTCTTTGCTTGTACCATACCCTCTTGACATACTAACAGAAGCATCAGAGAGAAAGTAAGGTTTGTACGGTGCTTATTCGTTTCATTTTATTTCGGTAAGTGTCATTGCGATGGATCTTCACAAACCTAATCTTCTAGGGAAAGCTTTGTTGGGTCTCATGTTTTGAACTGCTGTTCTCTTGTCCTTGTGACGTCTGTTTCACAGTGAGCTTCCTCTACAGTTGCAAATGCATTTGGCGACTGGTAATTCATTGTGACTCCCAAATAACTTCCCAAGATGTTTAGCTAGATCTATGGTTTCGTATGTTATACCATCTCTTTCTATGCCTTCGTGTGAAACATTGCAGCTCAGTTCTCCTGTCAATTTCTGTACTATGCATGAATGAACAAGATTTCAAACTGTCCGGTTGGTGCGCTTCCCTTGCAGAACAATGTCAAGGTGGCAGTCCTGGGTGCCAGCGGTGGCATCGGGCAGCCGCTGTCGCTGTTGCTCAAGCAGCACCCCGGCATCACATACCTCTCACTGTACGACATTGCTCACACACCCGGTGTCGCAGCTGATTTGAGCCACATCAACACACGTGCCCAGGTCAAAGGCTTCGTGGGGAATGAGCAGCTCAGCGTAAGTACTTGCAAGACCTTTCTGTAGATATGTCTACGTGTAAGCCAAGCTGCCTCAATGGTCTGTTGGTTATAGGGCTCAAGCGCTGATCATGAGGTCGTGGTATAAAATCCCAGCTGCCATAGCTGCATTTTCGACAGAGGCGAAAGTATTTGAAGCTCGTGTATTTAGATTAGGTGgaagttaaagaacaccagatagtcagtTTCCAGAGCCTTCCGCAACAGCATTTCTTATAATCATGTTACGCTTTTGGAACATCGCTCtagcaataattattattaatcaACATGTATGCTTATTTACCACCCTCCACTACGAGCAcctctgtcataatcatattgtgattttgggacgttaaaccccaataatGATGATGCAATCATTGTACTTACCCTAAAATTGTAAAATTTATTTGCACTAAGGTTGACAACAGAACTTTGGAAGAATGTAGAGCTGTTTACAATGCTCTCGAACAATGCTCTACATAATGCTCCACATAATGCTCTACAATGCTCTACATAATGCATCAGGTGACTGATGTCACATTTTGCATGAGCACATGAGCACCGCGACAGTTGCGTTTATTTGTTTGTCATCAAACATAAGGATTTATTTTTTATGCTTGCTAACCACATTGGGAAAGTGCTGCCATCTTCACCAGTGAGAGAGAGCAGACCATCACTTTTATGTGGTGCCACTCAAGCAAGACCAAAATGGTCTCTCAACCTTGTGCCAAGTTTAGAGGGCCTTGTCAGATCTATATTAAGTGCAAGGGGCTGTTGGTATGAGAGGTTGGTACAGCCTTGTGATTTGGTTCCTTTTGCCGTATCAGTGTATCATCGCACAACTGAAAATCTCCAAACACTTCTTATTACTGGAATCCACTAGTAACAACAGTTTAGACTTTGTAGGACCTTGGACAACGTTGAAATGCAAGCTGGTTAGCATATGTTGGGTTTTACAGGGTAAAAACGGATGTGACAAGACAAACTTATTACCAAATGGCCTGTATCTTGACGGTTCTACAATTCATTACTTGCACCATGTGGGCTTTGTCATGTTTAAATCTCAACCTTACTAATCTGACGCTGTTGACATTTTTGGCCACACTTGTCATGCTTCTGGTTCAACACATATATCGTTGGTCATGGCAGAACGACGCAGAAAATTAGACAGAGAGCACACAGTGCCAACTGCCAACTCTTTTCTTGGAAAGGCAGACGATATACAGGCAGACAAACGATGACGACCAAAAAGGAGAAAAGTGGCACAAATGGTAACGATTGACTCTTGGCAGCTGGTGCATCTATTATCGTGTGGAGGGTTTACATGATGCCGGGAAAAGCAGATTTCAAAAATGATAGTTACGCCTGCTGGCCCAGTCACTCATTTGTGCCGTTTTGTGGTTATTAATGCTTGCCTGCTTATATACTGTATTTTCTCGTATATAATCCGCAAAATGTTCTCACATGGGGGGTCGCGGGTAATATGCAGAGGTGGGCTGCATACAAGAAAATGCGTTATTGTTTGCCTTTCCCATGAAAAAACCAGCTCTGCCACAATGTCCGTGAACCAACTAGCTCACCCTTGTCTTGTAGCTTCTCTTTTTTGTCTCATTCTTTATAGCACTGTACAAATCTGACAAATTTTCATCTCCGCTTTTCCCTTGCTTTCAGGATGCACTGAAGGGCATGGAGATCGTGGTGATCCCTGCAGGCGTGCCTCGCAAGCCTGGCATGACGCGGGATGACCTGTTCAACACCAACGCGTCCATTGTGCGTGATCTGGCTGATGCGTGTGCCCAGCAGTGCCCCAAGGCCATGGTGTGCATCATTTCCAACCCTGTCAACTCTACTGTGCCCATTGCATCCGAAGTGTTCAAGAAGCGTGGGGTCTACGACCCCAACCGCATCTTTGGCGTCACCACGCTGGACATAGTCCGTGCCAATGCTTTTGTGGCACAGGC
The sequence above is drawn from the Rhipicephalus microplus isolate Deutch F79 chromosome 3, USDA_Rmic, whole genome shotgun sequence genome and encodes:
- the Mdh2 gene encoding malate dehydrogenase 2, with amino-acid sequence MFSRVPRNLLNSVCVSAQRNFSVTSKNNVKVAVLGASGGIGQPLSLLLKQHPGITYLSLYDIAHTPGVAADLSHINTRAQVKGFVGNEQLSDALKGMEIVVIPAGVPRKPGMTRDDLFNTNASIVRDLADACAQQCPKAMVCIISNPVNSTVPIASEVFKKRGVYDPNRIFGVTTLDIVRANAFVAQAKGLDPASVSVPVVGGHSGVTIVPLISQATPSVSFPQPELEALSKRIQEAGTEVVQAKAGAGSATLSMAFAGARFVFSLISAIQGKEGVVECAFIKSSETEATYFSTPLLLGKNGVAKNLGLGKLSQYESELVKAALPELKTNIKKGEDFVKK